In Rattus norvegicus strain BN/NHsdMcwi chromosome 1, GRCr8, whole genome shotgun sequence, a genomic segment contains:
- the Rtn3 gene encoding reticulon-3 isoform X1, with translation MAESSAATQSPSVSSSSSGAEPSTLGGGGGSPGACPALGAKSCGSSCADSFVSSSSSQPVSIFSTSQVGLSSLCSDEPPSKIMTSSFLSSSEIYNPDPTTPLGSETLGSHLVAKDGKDPLVLLDKKTLDSPQGTNKDRVDTPVSLAADIPCSHPSIPDSFPEQPTFLSKETDPTEEWVVKNQEPKNPSEVPSGEDRSALDLGQRKAEHICTHSLSPSEPAVASVEKDSPESPFEVIIDKATFDREFKDLYKESTDDLGGWAAHGDRESPADLLEMNDKVFPLRNKEAGRYPSSALLGRQFSHTTAALEEVSRCVNDMHNFTNEILTWDLDPQAKQQADKSPCTTESTGLDRSEHRSEIPVINLKTSPQQKMPVCSFNGSTPITRSTGDWTETFTEGKPVKGYLSSTKEAGGKGVPDSSQPISGSGAATVEVTLPDLRGTWPNSVLGEVTEVDSSGESDDTVIEDTTENPSVKNNKVLPEKSDSLPSAAVKTSERENKETTSHETVRSEMYENSEQQQAHAETPTQRSLEGQMSPQVPNMLNEVIPENLAMTDTTRVCSAAPPSVLSETGFSLTVPASAKSESLLGKNVEDTDGSSPEDLMAALTGTEEKGTVDKEKGDVLEAVLEKIANVKNTLPVELLHENKLSSSETKNTKSKYSEHSRETNGGAPKVSSDLEQEQLTIRAIKELGAKQVQAERMSPGGKLKRTFDPQSGPQNSSDILEHTDITTGSDLGIPKKPTIIKDTRIDSISSLTKTETVNKHVLARLLSDFPVHDLIFWRDVKKTGFVFGTTLIMLLSLAAFSVISVVSYLILALLSVTISFRVYKSVIQAVQKSEEGHPFKAYLDVDITLSSEAFHSYMNAAMVHVNKALKLIIRLFLVEDLVDSLKLAVFMWLMTYVGAVFNGITLLILAELLVFSVPIVYEKYKTQIDHYVGIARDQTKSIVEKIQAKLPGIAKKKAE, from the exons TGGGATTGAGCTCTCTTTGCTCTGATGAGCCACCATCAAAAATTatgacttcctcctttctttcatcTTCTGAAATATATAACCCTGACCCTACAACACCACTTGGAAGTGAAACATTAGGCAGCCATCTTGTAGCTAAAGACGGAAAAGATCCCTTGGTTCTTCTAGATAAGAAAACTCTGGACTCACCTCAGGGGACCAACAAGGACAGAGTAGACACTCCGGTTTCTCTTGCAGCTGACATTCCTTGCAGCCACCCTTCTATTCCAGACAGTTTCCCAGAACAACCTACTTTTCTTTCAAAGGAAACTGATCCAACAGAAGAGTGGGTAGTTAAAAACCAAGAACCCAAGAACCCAAGTGAAGTTCCAAGTGGAGAGGACAGAAGTGCACTGGATCTTGGGCAGCGTAAGGCAGAACACATTTGTACACATTCCTTGTCTCCATCTGAACCTGCAGTAGCCAGTGTAGAAAAAGATTCTCCTGAGTCACCATTTGAAGTAATTATTGACAAAGCAACATTTGACAGAGAATTTAAAGATTTGTATAAGGAAAGCACAGATGATTTGGGTGGCTGGGCAGCTCACGGTGACAGAGAATCCCCAGCAGATTTATTGGAAATGAATGACAAAGTGTTTCCACTGAGAAATAAAGAGGCAGGGCGTTACCCATCCTCTGCACTGCTCGGTAGACAATTCTCACACACTACAGCAGCACTGGAAGAAGTGTCTAGATGTGTGAATGATATGCATAACTTTACTAATGAAATACTGACTTGGGACTTAGATCCCCAAGCAAAACAACAGGCGGACAAATCACCTTGCACCACAGAAAGTACAGGACTAGACAGGAGTGAACATCGCTCAGAAATTCCAgttataaatcttaaaacaagCCCTCAACAGAAAATGCCTGTATGTTCTTTTAATGGGAGCACTCCCATTACTAGATCCACAGGTGACTGGACAGAAACATTTACAGAAGGAAAACCTGTAAAAGGCTACCTCAGCTCCACAAAAGAAGCTGGTGGCAAAGGTGTACCAGACAGTTCTCAGCCTATCTCAGGCTCTGGAGCAGCCACAGTGGAAGTGACTTTACCTGACCTGAGGGGTACCTGGCCTAACTCTGTGCTAGGGGAAGTCACAGAGGTTGATAGTTCTGGGGAATCTGATGACACAGTAATAGAGGACACCACAGAAAATCCCTCAGTTAAGAACAACAAAGTTTTGCCAGAAAAATCTGACTCCCTTCCAAGTGCTGCTGTAAAAACAAGTGAAAGGGAAAACAAAGAGACTACCAGTCATGAAACTGTGAGGAGTGAAATGTATGAAAACTCTGAGCAGCAGCAGGCCCATGCAGAAACTCCTACTCAGAGGAGTCTGGAAGGTCAGATGTCTCCACAAGTACCTAATATGCTGAATGAAGTCATACCTGAAAATCTTGCTATGACTGACACAACCAGAGTTTGCTCAGCAGCACCTCCAAGTGTTCTTAGTGAGACTGGATTCTCACTAACTGTGCCAGCTTCTGCCAAGTCAGAATCTTTGCTTGGAAAAAATGTTGAAGATACAGATGGTTCCTCTCCAGAGGACTTGATGGCTGCCCtcacaggaactgaggagaagGGGACAGTGGATAAAGAGAAAGGTGATGTTTTGGAAGCAGTGTTAGAGAAGATAGCAAACGTTAAAAACACTTTGCCTGTGGAACTCTTGCATGAAAATAAGCTAAGTAGTTCTGAAACCAAAAATACTAAAAGCAAATACAGTGAACACAGCAGAGAAACAAATGGAGGTGCCCCCAAGGTGTCTTCCGACTTAGAGCAGGAGCAGCTCACCATTAGAGCCATTAAAGAATTAGGGGCTAAGCAGGTGCAGGCTGAAAGAATGTCTCCTGGAGGAAAACTCAAGCGAACCTTTGATCCACAGTCTGGGCCACAGAATTCATCTGACATCCTAGAACACACAGATATCACAACTGGATCTGATCTTGGGATTCCCAAAAAGCCTACTATCATCAAAGACACTAGAATAGATTCTATTTCCAGCCTTACCAAGACTGAAACAGTTAACAAGCATGTTCTAGCAAGACTTCTCAGTGATTTCCCAG TGCATGATCTGATTTTCTGGCGAGATGTGAAGAAGACTGGGTTTGTCTTTGGCACCACGCTGATCATGCTGCTCTCTCTGGCAGCTTTCAGTGTTATCAGTGTGGTCTCTTACCTCATCCTGGCTCTACTCTCTGTCACCATCAGCTTCAGAGTCTACAAGTCTGTCATCCAAGctgtgcagaagtcagaagaaggacATCCATTCAA GGCCTACCTGGATGTGGACATTACACTGTCCTCAGAAGCTTTCCACAGCTACATGAATGCTGCAATGGTGCATGTCAACAAGGCCCTCAAACTCATTATTCGTCTCTTTCTGGTAGAAGACTTGGTTGACTCCTTGAAG CTGGCTGTCTTCATGTGGCTGATGACCTACGTCGGTGCTGTTTTTAACGGAATTACCCTTCTGATTCTCG CCGAGCTGCTGGTTTTCAGCGTCCCAATTGTCTATGAGAAGTATAAG aCACAGATTGACCACTATGTTGGGATTGCCCGGGATCAGACCAAGTCAATTGTTGAAAA GATCCAAGCAAAGCTTCCTGGAATCGCCAAAAAAAAGGCAGAATAa
- the Rtn3 gene encoding reticulon-3 isoform A (isoform A is encoded by transcript variant 1) — protein sequence MAESSAATQSPSVSSSSSGAEPSTLGGGGGSPGACPALGAKSCGSSCAVGLSSLCSDEPPSKIMTSSFLSSSEIYNPDPTTPLGSETLGSHLVAKDGKDPLVLLDKKTLDSPQGTNKDRVDTPVSLAADIPCSHPSIPDSFPEQPTFLSKETDPTEEWVVKNQEPKNPSEVPSGEDRSALDLGQRKAEHICTHSLSPSEPAVASVEKDSPESPFEVIIDKATFDREFKDLYKESTDDLGGWAAHGDRESPADLLEMNDKVFPLRNKEAGRYPSSALLGRQFSHTTAALEEVSRCVNDMHNFTNEILTWDLDPQAKQQADKSPCTTESTGLDRSEHRSEIPVINLKTSPQQKMPVCSFNGSTPITRSTGDWTETFTEGKPVKGYLSSTKEAGGKGVPDSSQPISGSGAATVEVTLPDLRGTWPNSVLGEVTEVDSSGESDDTVIEDTTENPSVKNNKVLPEKSDSLPSAAVKTSERENKETTSHETVRSEMYENSEQQQAHAETPTQRSLEGQMSPQVPNMLNEVIPENLAMTDTTRVCSAAPPSVLSETGFSLTVPASAKSESLLGKNVEDTDGSSPEDLMAALTGTEEKGTVDKEKGDVLEAVLEKIANVKNTLPVELLHENKLSSSETKNTKSKYSEHSRETNGGAPKVSSDLEQEQLTIRAIKELGAKQVQAERMSPGGKLKRTFDPQSGPQNSSDILEHTDITTGSDLGIPKKPTIIKDTRIDSISSLTKTETVNKHVLARLLSDFPVHDLIFWRDVKKTGFVFGTTLIMLLSLAAFSVISVVSYLILALLSVTISFRVYKSVIQAVQKSEEGHPFKAYLDVDITLSSEAFHSYMNAAMVHVNKALKLIIRLFLVEDLVDSLKLAVFMWLMTYVGAVFNGITLLILAELLVFSVPIVYEKYKTQIDHYVGIARDQTKSIVEKIQAKLPGIAKKKAE from the exons TGGGATTGAGCTCTCTTTGCTCTGATGAGCCACCATCAAAAATTatgacttcctcctttctttcatcTTCTGAAATATATAACCCTGACCCTACAACACCACTTGGAAGTGAAACATTAGGCAGCCATCTTGTAGCTAAAGACGGAAAAGATCCCTTGGTTCTTCTAGATAAGAAAACTCTGGACTCACCTCAGGGGACCAACAAGGACAGAGTAGACACTCCGGTTTCTCTTGCAGCTGACATTCCTTGCAGCCACCCTTCTATTCCAGACAGTTTCCCAGAACAACCTACTTTTCTTTCAAAGGAAACTGATCCAACAGAAGAGTGGGTAGTTAAAAACCAAGAACCCAAGAACCCAAGTGAAGTTCCAAGTGGAGAGGACAGAAGTGCACTGGATCTTGGGCAGCGTAAGGCAGAACACATTTGTACACATTCCTTGTCTCCATCTGAACCTGCAGTAGCCAGTGTAGAAAAAGATTCTCCTGAGTCACCATTTGAAGTAATTATTGACAAAGCAACATTTGACAGAGAATTTAAAGATTTGTATAAGGAAAGCACAGATGATTTGGGTGGCTGGGCAGCTCACGGTGACAGAGAATCCCCAGCAGATTTATTGGAAATGAATGACAAAGTGTTTCCACTGAGAAATAAAGAGGCAGGGCGTTACCCATCCTCTGCACTGCTCGGTAGACAATTCTCACACACTACAGCAGCACTGGAAGAAGTGTCTAGATGTGTGAATGATATGCATAACTTTACTAATGAAATACTGACTTGGGACTTAGATCCCCAAGCAAAACAACAGGCGGACAAATCACCTTGCACCACAGAAAGTACAGGACTAGACAGGAGTGAACATCGCTCAGAAATTCCAgttataaatcttaaaacaagCCCTCAACAGAAAATGCCTGTATGTTCTTTTAATGGGAGCACTCCCATTACTAGATCCACAGGTGACTGGACAGAAACATTTACAGAAGGAAAACCTGTAAAAGGCTACCTCAGCTCCACAAAAGAAGCTGGTGGCAAAGGTGTACCAGACAGTTCTCAGCCTATCTCAGGCTCTGGAGCAGCCACAGTGGAAGTGACTTTACCTGACCTGAGGGGTACCTGGCCTAACTCTGTGCTAGGGGAAGTCACAGAGGTTGATAGTTCTGGGGAATCTGATGACACAGTAATAGAGGACACCACAGAAAATCCCTCAGTTAAGAACAACAAAGTTTTGCCAGAAAAATCTGACTCCCTTCCAAGTGCTGCTGTAAAAACAAGTGAAAGGGAAAACAAAGAGACTACCAGTCATGAAACTGTGAGGAGTGAAATGTATGAAAACTCTGAGCAGCAGCAGGCCCATGCAGAAACTCCTACTCAGAGGAGTCTGGAAGGTCAGATGTCTCCACAAGTACCTAATATGCTGAATGAAGTCATACCTGAAAATCTTGCTATGACTGACACAACCAGAGTTTGCTCAGCAGCACCTCCAAGTGTTCTTAGTGAGACTGGATTCTCACTAACTGTGCCAGCTTCTGCCAAGTCAGAATCTTTGCTTGGAAAAAATGTTGAAGATACAGATGGTTCCTCTCCAGAGGACTTGATGGCTGCCCtcacaggaactgaggagaagGGGACAGTGGATAAAGAGAAAGGTGATGTTTTGGAAGCAGTGTTAGAGAAGATAGCAAACGTTAAAAACACTTTGCCTGTGGAACTCTTGCATGAAAATAAGCTAAGTAGTTCTGAAACCAAAAATACTAAAAGCAAATACAGTGAACACAGCAGAGAAACAAATGGAGGTGCCCCCAAGGTGTCTTCCGACTTAGAGCAGGAGCAGCTCACCATTAGAGCCATTAAAGAATTAGGGGCTAAGCAGGTGCAGGCTGAAAGAATGTCTCCTGGAGGAAAACTCAAGCGAACCTTTGATCCACAGTCTGGGCCACAGAATTCATCTGACATCCTAGAACACACAGATATCACAACTGGATCTGATCTTGGGATTCCCAAAAAGCCTACTATCATCAAAGACACTAGAATAGATTCTATTTCCAGCCTTACCAAGACTGAAACAGTTAACAAGCATGTTCTAGCAAGACTTCTCAGTGATTTCCCAG TGCATGATCTGATTTTCTGGCGAGATGTGAAGAAGACTGGGTTTGTCTTTGGCACCACGCTGATCATGCTGCTCTCTCTGGCAGCTTTCAGTGTTATCAGTGTGGTCTCTTACCTCATCCTGGCTCTACTCTCTGTCACCATCAGCTTCAGAGTCTACAAGTCTGTCATCCAAGctgtgcagaagtcagaagaaggacATCCATTCAA GGCCTACCTGGATGTGGACATTACACTGTCCTCAGAAGCTTTCCACAGCTACATGAATGCTGCAATGGTGCATGTCAACAAGGCCCTCAAACTCATTATTCGTCTCTTTCTGGTAGAAGACTTGGTTGACTCCTTGAAG CTGGCTGTCTTCATGTGGCTGATGACCTACGTCGGTGCTGTTTTTAACGGAATTACCCTTCTGATTCTCG CCGAGCTGCTGGTTTTCAGCGTCCCAATTGTCTATGAGAAGTATAAG aCACAGATTGACCACTATGTTGGGATTGCCCGGGATCAGACCAAGTCAATTGTTGAAAA GATCCAAGCAAAGCTTCCTGGAATCGCCAAAAAAAAGGCAGAATAa
- the Rtn3 gene encoding reticulon-3 isoform X3: protein MQLLVPGQHTMGNCCWTQCFSLLHKEGGLMQTGGSSAGSKCFRACPRVHDLIFWRDVKKTGFVFGTTLIMLLSLAAFSVISVVSYLILALLSVTISFRVYKSVIQAVQKSEEGHPFKAYLDVDITLSSEAFHSYMNAAMVHVNKALKLIIRLFLVEDLVDSLKLAVFMWLMTYVGAVFNGITLLILAELLVFSVPIVYEKYKTQIDHYVGIARDQTKSIVEKIQAKLPGIAKKKAE, encoded by the exons ATGCAGCTGCTGGTGCCTGGGCAGCATACGATGGGTAACTGTTGCTGGACGCAGTGCTTCAGTCTGCTCCACAAAGAAGGGGGCCTGATGCAGACAGGAGGAAGCAGTGCAGGATCCAAGTGTTTTAGAGCGTGCCCGCGAG TGCATGATCTGATTTTCTGGCGAGATGTGAAGAAGACTGGGTTTGTCTTTGGCACCACGCTGATCATGCTGCTCTCTCTGGCAGCTTTCAGTGTTATCAGTGTGGTCTCTTACCTCATCCTGGCTCTACTCTCTGTCACCATCAGCTTCAGAGTCTACAAGTCTGTCATCCAAGctgtgcagaagtcagaagaaggacATCCATTCAA GGCCTACCTGGATGTGGACATTACACTGTCCTCAGAAGCTTTCCACAGCTACATGAATGCTGCAATGGTGCATGTCAACAAGGCCCTCAAACTCATTATTCGTCTCTTTCTGGTAGAAGACTTGGTTGACTCCTTGAAG CTGGCTGTCTTCATGTGGCTGATGACCTACGTCGGTGCTGTTTTTAACGGAATTACCCTTCTGATTCTCG CCGAGCTGCTGGTTTTCAGCGTCCCAATTGTCTATGAGAAGTATAAG aCACAGATTGACCACTATGTTGGGATTGCCCGGGATCAGACCAAGTCAATTGTTGAAAA GATCCAAGCAAAGCTTCCTGGAATCGCCAAAAAAAAGGCAGAATAa
- the Zfta gene encoding zinc finger translocation-associated protein isoform 2 (isoform 2 is encoded by transcript variant 2): MEPGGDHRSRSGGGRGGPGPAVASARGRRLPPTAASSGTEPEEDDGGQALQLEGGALGSWGSTPLPSSRARGPASSGRKYSDHCEARASRPGKSRIPGRDHRRYYHDHWRLEYLMDFIPSRHGMVCMVCGSSLATLKLSTIKRHIRQKHPYSLHWSPREKEVISNSWDAHLGLGARGEAESLGARGAEEEEEEEDEEEEEGANLQACPPKGSGDAPLSPGAPSERPAEEEDEDDSQEPRGLPFPPPPLPPPPPPPPPRSREQRRNYQPRWRGEYLMDYDGSRRGLVCMVCGGALATLKVSTIKRHILQVHPFSMDFTPEERQTILEAYEEAALRCYGHEGFGPPAPAPRDSGADLKPGAVCRA; this comes from the exons ATGGAGCCCGGCGGGGACCACCGGAGCCGGAGCGGCGGCGGCAGGGGCGGCCCCGGGCCCGCAGTGGCCTCGGCACGGGGCCGACGGCTGCCGCCCACGGCGGCGAGTAGTGGCACAGAGCCCGAGGAGGACGACGGCG GACAAGCTCTTCAGCTGGAAGGGGGTGCCTTGGGGTCCTGGGGGAGTACCCCCCTACCCTCCTCCAGGGCCAGGGGACCAGCATCTTCAGGCAGGAAATACTCAGATCATTGTGAGGCTCGCGCCTCACGACCTGGAAAGAGTCGAATCCCTGGCAGGGATCACCGGCGCTATTACCACGACCACTGGCGGCTGGAGTACCTGATGGACTTCATCCCCTCCCGGCACGGcatggtgtgtatggtgtgtggcaGCTCCCTGGCCACCCTCAAGCTCAGCACCATCAAGAGGCACATCCGCCAGAAACACCCCTACTCCCTCCATTGGAGCCCCAGGGAGAAGGAAGTCATCAGCAACAGTTGGGACGCCCACCTGGGGCTGGGGGCCCGTGGTGAGGCTGAGAGCCTGGGGGCCCGgggggctgaggaggaggaagaggaagaagatgaagaggaggaggagggggccaACCTTCAAGCTTGCCCACCCAAGGGCTCAG GCGACGCGCCGCTGTCCCCTGGAGCTCCGTCGGAGCGACCCGCCGAGGAAGAGGACGAAGATGACAGCCAGGAGCCCCGGGGGCTGCCCTTTCCGCCGCCGCCACTGCCGCCACCGCCACCTCCGCCGCCGCCGCGAAGCCGGGAGCAGCGACGCAACTACCAGCCGCGCTGGCGGGGCGAGTACTTGATGGACTACGACGGCAGCCGGCGCGGGctggtgtgcatggtgtgtgggGGCGCGCTGGCCACGCTCAAGGTGAGCACCATCAAGCGACACATTCTGCAGGTGCATCCCTTCTCCATGGACTTCACCCCGGAGGAGCGCCAGACCATTTTGGAGGCTTACGAGGAGGCAGCGCTTCGTTGTTACGGCCACGAGGGCTTCGGGCCACCCGCCCCGGCGCCACGAGATAGCGGCGCGGATCTCAAGCCTGGCGCGGTGTGTCGCGCGTAG
- the Zfta gene encoding zinc finger translocation-associated protein isoform 1 (isoform 1 is encoded by transcript variant 1), producing the protein MEPGGDHRSRSGGGRGGPGPAVASARGRRLPPTAASSGTEPEEDDGGQALQLEGGALGSWGSTPLPSSRARGPASSGRKYSDHCEARASRPGKSRIPGRDHRRYYHDHWRLEYLMDFIPSRHGMVCMVCGSSLATLKLSTIKRHIRQKHPYSLHWSPREKEVISNSWDAHLGLGARGEAESLGARGAEEEEEEEDEEEEEGANLQACPPKGSGKAPAGGGCRRQRRGVRGGPVAPRRRRLAASRRAGGSRGLGARRLERRLKESLQNWFRAECLMDYDPRGNRLVCMACGRALPSLHLDDIRAHVLEVHPSSLGLSGPQRSALLQAWGDQPEALSELTPPSPDDDLVPQDLTRKSRDSAPAAGAPSSQDLSPPDVKEEAGWVPERPGPAEEEAEEGEGEGERAGIPGRPRRGRDHRRHYQERWRLEYLMELDGCRRGLVCMVCGGALASLKMSTIKRHIRQRHPGSNSLSGPVKALIAQEWSEKAAHLLGLGLPRPESPSGPVAPSTASASEEGGGAEEAEPEEEWWGDAPLSPGAPSERPAEEEDEDDSQEPRGLPFPPPPLPPPPPPPPPRSREQRRNYQPRWRGEYLMDYDGSRRGLVCMVCGGALATLKVSTIKRHILQVHPFSMDFTPEERQTILEAYEEAALRCYGHEGFGPPAPAPRDSGADLKPGAVCRA; encoded by the exons ATGGAGCCCGGCGGGGACCACCGGAGCCGGAGCGGCGGCGGCAGGGGCGGCCCCGGGCCCGCAGTGGCCTCGGCACGGGGCCGACGGCTGCCGCCCACGGCGGCGAGTAGTGGCACAGAGCCCGAGGAGGACGACGGCG GACAAGCTCTTCAGCTGGAAGGGGGTGCCTTGGGGTCCTGGGGGAGTACCCCCCTACCCTCCTCCAGGGCCAGGGGACCAGCATCTTCAGGCAGGAAATACTCAGATCATTGTGAGGCTCGCGCCTCACGACCTGGAAAGAGTCGAATCCCTGGCAGGGATCACCGGCGCTATTACCACGACCACTGGCGGCTGGAGTACCTGATGGACTTCATCCCCTCCCGGCACGGcatggtgtgtatggtgtgtggcaGCTCCCTGGCCACCCTCAAGCTCAGCACCATCAAGAGGCACATCCGCCAGAAACACCCCTACTCCCTCCATTGGAGCCCCAGGGAGAAGGAAGTCATCAGCAACAGTTGGGACGCCCACCTGGGGCTGGGGGCCCGTGGTGAGGCTGAGAGCCTGGGGGCCCGgggggctgaggaggaggaagaggaagaagatgaagaggaggaggagggggccaACCTTCAAGCTTGCCCACCCAAGGGCTCAG GCAAAGCCCCAGCTGGTGGGGGCTGCCGGCGCCAGCGGCGAGGGGTTCGAGGGGGCCCAGTAGCACCTCGGCGCCGACGCCTCGCAGCCTCCCGAAGGGCTGGGGGCAGCAGGGGGCTGGGGGCCCGGCGCCTGGAACGGAGGCTGAAGGAGTCACTGCAGAACTGGTTCCGGGCTGAGTGTCTCATGGACTACGACCCACGGGGGAATCGGCTGGTGTGCATGGCCTGCGGCCGGGCACTGCCCAGCCTGCACTTGGACGACATCCGTGCTCACGTGCTGGAGGTGCACCCCAGCTCCCTAGGGCTCAGTGGCCCCCAGCGCAGTGCCCTGCTGCAGGCCTGGGGTGACCAGCCTGAAGCTCTGTCCGAGCTCACCCCGCCCTCACCAG ACGATGACCTCGTCCCCCAGGACCTGACCAGAAAGAGCCGGGACTCCGCCCCCGCTGCTGGAGCCCCCTCCTCTCAGGATCTCAGCCCCCCAGACGTAAAGGAAGAGGCTGGCTGGGTGCCTGAGAGGCCCGGGCCGGCGGAGGAGGAGGCCGAGGAGGGCGAGGGCGAGGGCGAGAGGGCGGGCATCCCGGGCCGGCCTCGGAGGGGCCGAGACCATCGCCGCCACTACCAGGAGCGCTGGCGGCTGGAGTACCTCATGGAGCTGGACGGCTGCCGGCGCGGCCTGGTGTGCATGGTGTGCGGGGGCGCGCTGGCCTCGCTCAAGATGAGCACCATCAAGCGACACATCCGCCAGCGCCACCCGGGGTCCAACAGCCTCAGCGGGCCAGTCAAAGCCCTCATCGCCCAGGAGTGGAGCGAAAAGGCCGCACACCTGCTGGGCCTGGGGCTTCCCAGGCCGGAGTCACCCAGCGGCCCTGTCGCCCCCAGCACAGCCTCAGCCtctgaggaggggggaggggcagaggaggcGGAGCCAGAGGAGGAGTGGTGGG GCGACGCGCCGCTGTCCCCTGGAGCTCCGTCGGAGCGACCCGCCGAGGAAGAGGACGAAGATGACAGCCAGGAGCCCCGGGGGCTGCCCTTTCCGCCGCCGCCACTGCCGCCACCGCCACCTCCGCCGCCGCCGCGAAGCCGGGAGCAGCGACGCAACTACCAGCCGCGCTGGCGGGGCGAGTACTTGATGGACTACGACGGCAGCCGGCGCGGGctggtgtgcatggtgtgtgggGGCGCGCTGGCCACGCTCAAGGTGAGCACCATCAAGCGACACATTCTGCAGGTGCATCCCTTCTCCATGGACTTCACCCCGGAGGAGCGCCAGACCATTTTGGAGGCTTACGAGGAGGCAGCGCTTCGTTGTTACGGCCACGAGGGCTTCGGGCCACCCGCCCCGGCGCCACGAGATAGCGGCGCGGATCTCAAGCCTGGCGCGGTGTGTCGCGCGTAG